One segment of Drosophila ananassae strain 14024-0371.13 chromosome 3R, ASM1763931v2, whole genome shotgun sequence DNA contains the following:
- the LOC26515279 gene encoding uncharacterized protein LOC26515279 yields MASYTCTQFLNLNESCIMSSSTTFTLDAVHFAQKDLNLFIESLETISRLEKQRYECRQRQREHKLQQERIAKLEDERCRSPTPSAEEAVDEPILYLEAKCIPYAISDNLNTQKQPVAESPEYYTCNDEAYGSATQSPRSSITYCSCGVEELHSMAYDSAESGVYGTPSPPPVRPRSQVITKSKRRSTRSRIINMVLKRDCCKTPISPCQSHKKKDKCVFSDEIIRGHYEHFTSRSRQGIAYQVNSPEESFLNKALRYLTL; encoded by the coding sequence ATGGCCTCGTATACTTGCACCCAGTTCTTAAACCTTAATGAAAGCTGCATAATGTCATCGTCTACAACTTTTACACTAGACGCAGTTCATTTTGCACAAAAGGACCTAAATCTCTTCATAGAGAGCTTGGAGACTATATCCCGCCTAGAGAAGCAGCGCTATGAGTGCCGTCAGCGCCAACGGGAACACAAGCTGCAACAGGAGCGCATCGCTAAACTGGAGGACGAGCGCTGTAGGAGCCCGACACCCAGTGCTGAGGAGGCGGTCGACGAGCCGATACTGTACCTTGAGGCCAAGTGCATTCCCTACGCAATATCCGATAACCTGAACACCCAAAAACAGCCTGTCGCTGAATCACCAGAGTACTACACTTGTAATGATGAAGCGTACGGAAGCGCAACGCAGTCGCCACGCAGTAGCATTACCTATTGCAGCTGCGGTGTCGAAGAGTTGCACAGCATGGCGTACGATTCTGCCGAATCTGGTGTATACGGAACGCCCTCACCCCCACCAGTCCGACCACGCTCCCAGGTTATTACGAAGTCAAAGCGCCGTTCCACGCGATCTCGCATTATCAACATGGTACTGAAGCGAGATTGCTGTAAGACTCCGATTTCCCCTTGCCAGAGTCATAAGAAAAAAGACAAATGCGTGTTCTCTGATGAAATAATTCGTGGGCACTATGAGCACTTTACAAGCAGGTCCCGACAGGGTATAGCCTATCAAGTTAATTCGCCGGAGGAGAGCTTCCTGAACAAGGCCCTGCGATATTTAACATTATAG